A section of the Thunnus albacares chromosome 6, fThuAlb1.1, whole genome shotgun sequence genome encodes:
- the LOC122984167 gene encoding CD5 antigen-like, producing MEKYRTGMKRKAESDEDNETNKSHPTAKTRKYDEAYVALGFTVTTVGDEERPPVRLVGGASRCAGTLEVKLGEWRPVYDFYWSPKKAAVACTELDCGSAVSSGNRDEPSDRSVWRINRDCVVSGSTLRDCVSSDSSSSIMKLICSDLLLQPIISVSSTMDGVSEAQQQGFLVRRGSNFTISCSVQPQYPGGSFQLTFTSSNTAHNYTQPAVNHSADFLFPAADPAHQGSYSCVYGVYVFAHNFSSESRLLSLTVTDPTVHIRLVVLPVTLLLVVAVVVFILKASRGQKSGPQENIELDYYNLGVSRAEGEPAEEEGAQGAE from the exons ATGGAAAAATATCGAACAGGGATGAAAAGAAAGGCGGAGAGCGACGAAGATAATGAGACAAACAAAAGTCACCCTACAGCTAAGACGAGGAAATATGATGAAGCGTATGTAGCGCTCGGTTTCACTGTGACAACGGTGGGAGACGAGGAGAGACcg cctgtcaggttggtgggaggagccagtcgctgtgcaggtacactggaggtgaaactgggagagtggagaccagtgtATGACTTTTACTGGAGCCCGAAGAAAGCAGCTGTGGCTTGTACAGAGttagactgtggctctgctgtttcatcaGGAAACAGAGATGAGCCCTCAGACAGATCTGTATGGAGGATCAATCGTGACTGTGTTGTGTCTGGATCTACACTGAGGGACTGTGTATCATCagattcctcttcctccatcatgAAACTCAtctgctcag acctgctgcttcagccaatcatctctgtgtcttctACCATGGACGGGGTTTCCGAGGCCCAGCAGCAGGGGTTTCTGGTGCGTCGGGGCTCCAACTTCACCATCAGCTGCTCCGTCCAGCCTCAGTACCCAGGAGGCTCCTTCCAGctcaccttcacctcctccaacacagcacacaactacacccagccagctgtcaatcactctgctgacttcctgtttcctgctgcagaccCCGCCCACCAAGGAAGCTACAGCTGTGTTTATGGCGTCTATGTTTTTGCTCATAACTTCTCCTCTGAGAGTCGTctgctgtctctcactgtcacaG ATCCAACAGTTCATATCAGACTGGTCGTCCTGCCGGTGACTCTGCTGTTGGTCGTCGCTGTCGTCGTTTTCATCCTGAAG gccagcagggggcagaagTCAGGCCCACAGGAGAACATTGAGCTGGATTATTATAACCTCGGTGTTTCCAGAGCTGAAGGAGAGCCggctgaagaggaaggagcCCAGGGAGCAGAGTAG